The Punica granatum isolate Tunisia-2019 chromosome 4, ASM765513v2, whole genome shotgun sequence sequence GTTGGACTTATTTTTATCTATTAGCAAATGTGAAGAAAAAACCCCCTATTTTATTCTAGCAGACCgctatttaaaattaaagcatAAACAGAGAGAGGAAGATTTACTGGGACCTTCATTGTGTAATGGTTAATTAATTCTTTAAACATAaagggaaaaacaaaaaagagcaaaaggaCTCGGACCATGCGTTGGGAAGATGTGGATGGAAGGGGGACATAAATCAAACGGATTTGAGAAATCTAGTTATGAGGCGGGAAGATGGTTACTTGGGCTCGACAAAAATAATGTTTTTGACCACTTTGTCTTACTATTAATTTCAGAAGATGAACTCAAAAGCTAAGGTTGCAGCACCGATCGTCATTATAGTGGAGTAGTACACAATGGTGAACCTGAGAGATAAGTTTTATACATGTCTCTTCACATATAGGTCTCCATCATGGTGTTTTTCAGGGAGTCCATAGCAGATTTCGGGTTCGGATTCTGGAAGGTCGAGAACTGGGACTTTCTCCCGTAGTGGAGGTTTTCAATCGTGCCTTATTGGTGATAGTAGCAAGAATTCGGgatcttatatatattcgaGTAACAGTGCCCCAACGATGAACATCTAGTATTGATGAAGACTACTCGCTCTTCCTGAATATTGATATCCTACTAACAGGATGTCCTAATATGAACCTATAACTCGCActtattatttgtatattgtATGCAGACAATTGTTTGCCCGTAAAATGGCCCGAGTGACTCTATATATTAGTATGTCTTTATAGGCCATCGTGGTTTTGTTTCTCTAgttctttttcctttcatgcatttttttttaattacaaggGAAATTGTGGGCTAAAAAGAATAGGAAAAAACTAACGTGGGTTGGTTCAGGCAATTAAACACTTGTTTTTCTTAAGTAAGGTATCGTGTTAtagtcttgtgaatgaaaaaaatttactctGGAAAATTTTCCCCCCTTAGTGGACTAATCTAGCTCGAACTAGATTAATCAAGATTTTTTAGATTTCTGAATACTATTATACacatttaaatatgaaaaaaaaacaatatgaAGAGTCTTACcgtgaaaatcaaatttaaaaccTATTAGTTTCATGCAAATCAAGGACAATGATAGTGTATCGAATCCCATTTCTCAAATATCCTCAATCATTTCTTGGGAAATCATATatccttaattttttattttatttaattttgcgTGGCATAATACAAATCCTCTTTACCAAAAGGGTTGTAACGCGGTGGTGCATATTCTCACATGATAACGAAGATGTTTCAGGTTCAATATTCAGTGTGATTATTCGTACCATTTCATTAGCttttaagatttctattttattgtaacCCACCACTTCCCTTGCAAtcggaaaatgaaaaaaattatcatcttTAATTTGAACATACTCACAATGGTGATGAAATGGAGCATGGCCAGCACAAGTAATGTTCTCGCAATCAATCATAACCAGTTGTTTAATTAAATCACCAAACGACAAATATCGAACTACCGGGTACCTTTATTCGAAGGATATCTCAGATTAGATATCCCTCTTAATTACTTACATAAAATGGGAGATATCTTGGTTCATAATGGATATCCCTCTTAATTACTTACATAAATTCAGTAATTCAAGGTGCATGAATATACAGTGGCCATGCATGTGGGACCATACCACATCAACTGACTATATACTTCCAattcaaaccaaaaaaaaaaaaggtttctTTTCCGGGCTCACCATTGTTATCGATCCCCAAATCTCCCCCTTCCCGCACCACACGACAATGCATTGAACCGAAACCCGACCACCTTTCCATTAGCATTATTCACCTTAGTATTGTTGTTGTCATCATGATATCTCTTGTCAATCCTTCTCCTCGGCACTATCTTCGACAGTCTCCTCCCAAGTGATCTCGCCAATGACGTGGTCGCCGATAAGAAGATACTTGCTTCTGCCTCTCCCTTTCTTCCGCTCCCCACAGGCCCAATCCTCCCGGAAGGCATGACTGGAACTATCCGCCGCGATCCGCAGGAAGGTGGCAGAATCATCATGTGCCTCTCGAGGAGGTGATTCACTGCAGCTAGCTCGTACGAGTCGTATAGCGGGCTCCCGCAGTCCCACACCCTGCAACCGCCTTGATGGTCAACCGGCCGGTCTTGATGATCTTGTTTGTCGACCCGACCATGATCTGATATTGATCCCGATCTTCTCATTGTCCTCAAGAACGCGTGATGAGAAACACTAATCTGATTGGACTCTCTACCTCTCTTTTGTGTCTAGTGGTTGGCATGAAAGATCACTCAAGTTGTCGACGTATATTTATAAATAGGGAAGGAATCTTTTTGACAGTCCAATTTGTCGGTCTATTGGGGAAAATGCCAATGTAAATACGGTCAACAGTGACCGGCTAAAGACTTACATTATGCCATATGCACCTTATGCATTCAATGCTTAGGACATGAACTATCGGCATATGCTTTGTCGTGGATTTGATCAATTGTCATGATCCTCATGGCACATACATATGCATTCGCAATAAAGAGTAAATTCCGTGAAGaccataatttttcttttttactacACTTAtccgaaaaatatatataattctttttatatataatattacaaGCACCCAAAATTTGGTGGACAGCACAACcgacataaaaattaaagaaaagcaAGAATCATgaactaatttaattaaatatatggtGAATCTGTCAGAGGACACAAGTGTGCTGAGTCAAGACCCCTGTGGAATTTCCGGCCATTCAGTATGCATGATTAATCATTTCCGGTAAGAGATTCGATCGGTCCCATTAATTGGATTAAGGCACTTCCCCAAACTTGCgtttcaaattaatatatatatatatatatatatatatatgacttgACGTTGCCCCATCTTCTTCTGGATATATAATAGACTCTCTGGCAACCGGTAATTAAGGTGTAATAATCAATCTTTCCTGGATAATTAAAGGTTTGAAAAATTTAGATTATTGGTAGCATATGAGCTGTTCTaaaaggttgcaagaaaacgACCCTAAATATAcgaaaagataaaatatatatttgtgtgtaTATAGAAAGAAAGTTCCTAAATATACAAAAAGATTAAAAgacaattaaaaattttcattgttcTATATTTGTTGTGATGATAATTAAATTGTTGCTAGCCGTCTTTTCGTGGTGTTCAAGAACGGCTTCGCGTAAGAGCATTTTTGTCCACTCAtctgaattaattaataaaatgaataaaaaagataaatcatGCGCAAATTACCTTTTGAACAGAAGGTCACATCcactttaaaatatatataaagatttgAAATGAAGAACACTTGGAGATTTTTTTATGAGATCACATAGTGTCGTCCGCCTTCGATAGTTTGTCAAATGatgaaaaaatgagaaaaaaaaataaaaatacccaAATTtctataacataaaattgaagAGTTGGGTTGAGAATAGATTAATTGATAAAACTGAACTGGGcccaaatcaattaaaacatTCTATCCTACGATCTCTCCCTCCTTTCCGGAATTGATCGAATTAAGCCCAAGCCGGCCCAGCTGAATGGTCAAATTAAGCCTCCAGTGAAGCCCAGCATCTCAGCAGTGGAAGAGAATAGTAATCATATTCATGACGTTGATTGTTGAAGGCCTCTTAATGATTATCATTATCCAGATATAATGATAATGATATTATAATTCATATTATAATACTATTATATCATATGAATTACATTACAGTATTACGACAAGTTCGAGACCTTACTTATCGGAATTGGAAAACTCTTCCTATAGTAAACCATCCGGTTAGATTTGAAGATAATACTAATGCAAATCACTACTTAATCTTTGTGCCGATCACCTTCACAGAAAATCCCTATGAAagcattaaaataaatatgtgTACGGAATTATTGTTTTGTATAAATAACGCCGTCTGTAAACACACAttacaaaatatcaaaaactTTTAATGTACAAAACATCGActaataatatgaaaataataaatccaTATCCTCTATCAATATCTAATACGatatataaactataatttatatgattatCAGTCATCTTTACTCAAAAAATATCCATTCTTTATTTAAAAGCAATTTAACTTCAAATAAGAGATAGCAAATGTCCACACAATGCGCGGTTTTAAGACTAGTACCTGGTAAAGTTGATAGATTCTCATTGACTTCATACGCCCGTAGGTGAAGAACATTTACATATACATagaaacatataatatatatactgcGTATTATAATGGAATGACAGATGTCCAGGGAAACACATTGTTAGCCAATTGATTTGGAAATACTGGAATAAGGTCAAGGGCCATTACTTGCATTTCTTATGCTGATCAGAGGTAAAAGAACGGGAATGGACCAGGATTTAGGGTTGGGTGACAAGATTTTTAAGAGGtcgaataaaaaatattttttacttattattgaggtatatataagaaatttcattaaaatttgaaaaacaatGTATAAATTAGTTTAGAACATCGAAATTTTTTGTGGGGTGACTACTATACTATGGTTTCAGCACTGCTTAAAACTAAGTCTCCCCAATTTTAGCACCTCATTTTTAGTTAATAGATTGGAAATATTTTGTGATCTAAATTATCCCGAATTTTCCATCAAAATTCTACCTTTTCCCCCCCAAATTTCCCCGATGAAGAACTACCAAGATTTCTTAGATTCGTACTATGTATTGATATGTACGAATATATAGTTGCCCGCTGTAAGACATAACCTTCAGGCACGGCCTCTACTTACTTATTCATCGTTCTGTTCCTTCTTTTTTAAGTCAGCTCCCACTTGAGGATGCCATGGGAATTTTAGAACATCGTTCTGTAATGAACAATGCTATTACTTTGATGAATGAATGATATTTGACTTTgttatcattaaaaaaaaattgatgtcatttttaattttaaatgatccCATAAAATATTCACTTTATTAGTTAAATTAATCATGACTTGAGAGTCATCTTGACTTTGACTATAATATGTTTTCATTGAGTTTCGAACTTCTGCAATGCAGTAAAACGCAGCTGCAGAAATTCAATTTGTCGTTGAGTCATATTCTCGtacttcattttttatttctcttatGAGAGAACAACTCGACCAAATTCCCCATGCCGCATATATCATCTGATCGGCAGATAATCCACTCCGAGGCATCGTCTGCCGTATTAACAACCAGGCTATATCCTCAGGCGGCACACCTTTTTCGTAATCGTGGCTAACCATGACAACTCTCTCAAACCTATAGATTGAGGTTATTTGTTTCGTAGGACTCACATGGTCATGGTACACAAAGACAAACCCGTACGCGATCGTCCTTCTTCACTTTCCTCtcattttcctcttttcctAATTCGACATTTTGTCGGGAGAGGGGGGAATCGAATGAGGGCCCAAAGCCCCCCGATTTTGACTTATCTTATTTGCTTTCAGGGGATCAACACATTGCCCTTCTCGTTCATCACAAATCATCAATCCAACCAACTAAAGATGGTGAAGCTTGAAGATTCACCGCGTGTTATACCCTCTCATCTCGTGTTTGGGCATCATTATAATTAACTGTCCCAAATAGTCTCAACTCACTGAAAGCAgcagttcttttcttttaaattagaaaagaaatctGTAAACCTGACAAAGAATGAGAAAAAAGAGGCATGATAAGTTCCAACGTTTAATGAATCTATTGATTCCAAATTCTGGGTAAGTTCAAGTTGTTACTGCAacacaatttaaaaaaaaaaaccgcaATCCTTGGAAAATAACCTACGAAATGCTAAAAGTACAACATTGGCCCTTCTTTAGCAGGACCCCGACCAAGAACATGATATGTCCTCCATATATAAGTCAATGGACCTACACAAGAAAACTCActttcttcttattcttctaatTCGTGTGAGATAAGTTAGGACCCCAGAAAAATATTCTTATCTGGAACTTATACATCAACAAAATATCGCCGAAAGGCTTCATACCCCATCAAACTATATATAGTTTCCTGATGGGATTTCAAACTTCAAGAAAACTCATCCATCGATTAGTCATGAACTAAATCGAGTCCCATCCCCTTTAAAATCCCATCAGGAAACTAACCTCGACCTAACAAGAAATGGATTCTTATCATGAAAGTCTTCTTAAACTCATGCACTCTCTCCTATTCTGCTTCCTAATCGTCCTTGCCTCTATAGCTGCTCCCTCGCTCGCTGATCCCCCGTACGAGCTATGCTCCCTGGACGGAAACTATGCCATCAACGGCACCTTCGAGAAAAACCTCATCAGCCTTCTCTCTTACATGTCCTCGAATTCTTCAGCCTCGAGGTTTTACAGCACTTCGTTCGGCGATGGAACAGACCGAGTTTATGCCCAGTACATGTGCCTGAATTATGTGACAAATGGGACCTGCGGAGACTGCATAAGGTTGGCCTCTCAGCACATACGCAGCCTCTGCCCAAATGATACCGAGGCAATTGTGTGGGAAGAATCTTGCCAGCTGAGGTACTCGAGTCGGGATTTCTTTGGTAGATTGGATATCTCGGGAAATAAGTGGCTGGACAATGCAAAGAACATATCCCAACCAGTAAGGTTCAGGATGATTGTGAACAATACCCTCCAGAACCTCACCAGGGTTGCGGCTTCCGGTCCTGACAAGTATGTGACGGGTAAGGTGAACTTCAAGGACACAAGTAAGAACACTCTCTATGGGCTAGTCCAATGTGGGAGAGACCTGTCTGCTGGGGATTGTCGAACTTGCCTTGAAGCAGCCATTAGTGATGTGCTGAAGAATGTGTATTTCTCCGTAGGAGCACGGCTTCTGAGCCGCAGTTGCTACTTGAGGTATGAGTTATACGCATTTTATGAGGGTGCAACGGAGCCAGCGTCCAATCAGGCTGCAGCTTCTGGTGAGGAGCCTTTCGCTTTTCATTTGATGGCAAAAAGTTTTAAGGAATTTTTGTAGGTGTTCCATATTTATGAACGACTGTTATGAGCACAATTCAGCTTGGAAGTCGAATCACTCTGACCTGAAAAAGAATCTACTCATACGAGTTGCAGGTCGTGGGAATAAAGTTGTGTTGATTTTGATCATCACAGTCGCTCTGGCTGCAATGGTGTTGGTGCTTGTGGCTTCCTTTCTTTACTACCTGAGGAGATATCACAGAGATAAAAAAGGTACTCAAACTCGACAAGCGATGCTTTTAAGGTCCTCAGGACCTCAGATCTGGCGTTGGTCTTTAATTCGTATTTTCTAGGATCATTAGTTCCTTTTGTTCTTCGTTATCAGATGAGTTGATGTATTCTATTACGTGCAGCATATGATCAGGATTTGCCATTTATGAGTTTGAGGATTATAGCTTCTGCCACGAAAAACTTCTCGAGTTCAAATAAGCTTGGGCAAGGCGGTTTCGGACCTGTTTATAAGGTGATGCAGCTTTTCATAACCGAAAAAAGCATGTACTATCTGGAACTGGGACAATCTTCTTCGTGAtcctaaagaaaagatttttCGTTTTTTCGATTTCTCTAGGGTGTTCTTCCTGATGGGAAAGAGGTAGCAATCAAGATGCTTTCCAGTTGCTCCGAGCAGGGTGCCGAGGAATTCACGAATGAAGTCTTACTAATAATGAACCTTCAACACAGAAATCTTGTCAAGCTATTGGGCTTCTGTGTAGATAGGGAAGAGAGAATGCTAGTCTATGAGTTCATGCCAAATGGCAGTCTCGATGTCATGCTTCTCGGTTAGTTCACGTTGCTTTctcaaaattcttttcaacCTTCCGGCCATTACATCAGATGTCAAATCATTagactaaaattaattttcattgacGATTTTTTCGATAGATCCAAATAGACGGGCTAAGCTCAATTGGAGACAACGCCTTGATATTATAGATGGAATAGCGAGGGGAGTCCTATAcctccatgaggattctcAACTCAGGATCATACACAGAGATCTTAAACCAAGCAACATCCTGCTGGACACGGACATGAACCCGAAGATCTCTGATTTCGGAATGGCGAGAATCTTTGCAGGCAATGATGCTGGAGCAAATACTGCGACAATAGTTGGAACATAGTTAATCAGCAGTTTCCTAGTCTTATTCCTACACTTAAAATTCCTATCATTGTTTATACCAATACGGACCTGTTTTAATGTTGCTCAGCGGATATATGGCTCCGGAGTATGCTATGGAAGGACTATACTCGACCAAGTCCGATGTCTTCAGCTTTGGAGTAATTCTTCTCGAGACGATAACGGGGGAAAGAAATACAACCTTTCATCTATCGAAACGGGCCCCGACCCTACTCGCATACGTATGCTTCTTTCTTTGACTACGCTCAAATTTCATCATGTGAGCAAGTTGCACGACTTTTCAAAGCTAAACTCAGGTTTTATTTTCCGATGTGAGATGACAGGATCCTTACCGTGACATTAGGGTCTATTATGGCATTTACTAGTCTAACATTTTCAGGAAAATTTTAACAACATATGCGCAGGCATGGCAGCTATGGAATGAAGGAAAAGGGCAAGAGCTGGTTGACCCATTGATAAAGGACTCGTGGTGGTTTCCTGAAGAATTTAATAGGTACATGCACGTCGGTTTGTTGTGTGTTCAAGAAGATGCATACGATAGACCCTCAATGTCTTCAGTCGTCGTGATGCTGAAGAGCGAATCTACGGCTCTTCGGAATCCTGATAGGCCTGCCTTCTCTGTCGGCCGATTTACCGATCAGCAAGTCGCTAGCAACTGCGGCTGCTCGATCAATGGGGTGACTGTTTCCAGCATCAATCCTCGGTGATTAACACCTGTTGAGCATGTGTTTCAACGATTTATCCATTCGACCAAGTCCCCAGTCTGTTTAACGGACCTACGGTGCGTCATCCATGTCGTCTTCTAGTCTGTATAATATTGCcatatttctctttcattaatttttcactCTTATAGACCGAGATGAGTATCAATGAATCAATATCCAATTACTAGTCAAGAATTgatttgtgaatttttaatttgggTGCTCTATTATATGAATTGTTTGatcaaaaatatttattgtcAAATGAAAGACATTAATATCAGATGAAAGTTGAACAGAGAATGAATGCAAACCTAAATTGATTAtctgctttaatttatttgactATTTTCATGTTAACAAGAATCTCATCTTTTAATCGATtatcttattatattaattaaacacCAGAAATATATGCCCGGTATTGATTATAAAGTTTTCtcttgttatatatatatatatatgttacctAAAGAATATCTCTTACTTAAAACTTTGAAAACGTAGTACAGTGGCATATGTTTTCGTCTGGTAATCAAGATGTTCAAAATTTAATACTTGACTATCCGAATATGTTTATTACCTATTAGAAATTGTACGAAACCCAT is a genomic window containing:
- the LOC116202900 gene encoding cysteine-rich receptor-like protein kinase 10, which translates into the protein MDSYHESLLKLMHSLLFCFLIVLASIAAPSLADPPYELCSLDGNYAINGTFEKNLISLLSYMSSNSSASRFYSTSFGDGTDRVYAQYMCLNYVTNGTCGDCIRLASQHIRSLCPNDTEAIVWEESCQLRYSSRDFFGRLDISGNKWLDNAKNISQPVRFRMIVNNTLQNLTRVAASGPDKYVTGKVNFKDTSKNTLYGLVQCGRDLSAGDCRTCLEAAISDVLKNVYFSVGARLLSRSCYLRYELYAFYEGATEPASNQAAASGRGNKVVLILIITVALAAMVLVLVASFLYYLRRYHRDKKAYDQDLPFMSLRIIASATKNFSSSNKLGQGGFGPVYKGVLPDGKEVAIKMLSSCSEQGAEEFTNEVLLIMNLQHRNLVKLLGFCVDREERMLVYEFMPNGSLDVMLLDPNRRAKLNWRQRLDIIDGIARGVLYLHEDSQLRIIHRDLKPSNILLDTDMNPKISDFGMARIFAGNDAGANTATIVGTYGYMAPEYAMEGLYSTKSDVFSFGVILLETITGERNTTFHLSKRAPTLLAYAWQLWNEGKGQELVDPLIKDSWWFPEEFNRYMHVGLLCVQEDAYDRPSMSSVVVMLKSESTALRNPDRPAFSVGRFTDQQVASNCGCSINGVTVSSINPR